A single region of the Candidatus Sungiibacteriota bacterium genome encodes:
- a CDS encoding PCRF domain-containing protein: MNIQELHHKKEGLQKELANPEIFKDPQKIKELSIELGKIEKEIKEEQKSGDSGAIPQNVIIEIRAGAGGEEASLFAQELFSMYTHFAAKRGWKTTLLNESRSDLSGYKEVIFEINGKDAYKTLRFESGVHRIQRIPETEKSGRIHTSTASVAVLPQAREVDVEIRPQDIKVEFFRSSGPGGQNVNKVETAVRIYHLPTGLIVTSQESRSQQANRERAMTLLRAKLLDAKMQEEAKKMAAERRQQIGTGDRSEKIRTYNFPQDRVTDHRIKESLHNIESILAGNLDPLINKLLFLKDSIYIPRQ, from the coding sequence GTGAATATCCAAGAACTTCACCATAAAAAAGAAGGGCTCCAAAAAGAACTCGCCAATCCCGAGATTTTTAAAGATCCTCAAAAAATTAAGGAACTCAGTATTGAACTGGGAAAAATAGAAAAAGAAATTAAAGAGGAGCAGAAATCGGGAGATAGCGGCGCGATACCCCAAAACGTCATTATAGAGATCCGCGCCGGAGCCGGGGGCGAGGAAGCTTCACTTTTTGCGCAGGAACTTTTTAGTATGTACACTCATTTTGCCGCTAAAAGGGGGTGGAAAACAACGCTTCTTAATGAATCCCGCAGCGACCTTAGCGGCTATAAAGAAGTTATTTTTGAAATCAACGGCAAAGACGCGTATAAAACTTTACGTTTTGAATCAGGGGTTCATCGCATACAACGTATCCCGGAAACTGAAAAATCAGGCCGCATCCATACTTCCACCGCTTCCGTGGCCGTATTACCGCAGGCGCGTGAAGTTGACGTTGAGATTAGACCGCAAGATATAAAAGTTGAGTTTTTCCGCTCCTCCGGCCCCGGGGGACAAAACGTAAATAAAGTTGAAACCGCGGTAAGAATTTATCATTTACCGACCGGGCTTATCGTTACTTCGCAAGAATCACGTTCCCAACAAGCTAACCGCGAACGTGCTATGACCTTACTTCGCGCTAAGCTTCTTGACGCCAAAATGCAGGAAGAGGCAAAAAAAATGGCCGCTGAAAGGCGACAGCAAATTGGCACCGGAGACCGTTCAGAAAAAATCCGCACTTACAATTTTCCGCAGGACCGAGTTACGGACCACCGGATTAAAGAAAGCTTGCACAATATTGAATCTATTCTGGCCGGCAATCTCGACCCCTTGATCAATAAGTTATTGTTTCTAAAGGATTCTATCTATATCCCGCGCCAGTGA
- the rpsB gene encoding 30S ribosomal protein S2, protein MSEITAENNTFAPLPVVDPEIEEMMKAGVHLGHAKTKNHPAMQPYIFGVRNTISLIDLIKTKEKLAAALEFIKDVTAKGGLVLLVGTRPAARKIILEVAEKTKMPYFVERWIGGALTNFKVISKRVEYMETLEKEKATGDFEKYTKKERMKKEEEIVHLKRIFDGLRILKHLPGAVFIVDITHDDTAVREARRMKIPIVALVDTNSNADLVDYHIPSNDDALPAVRYMVGKIGQVIEEGQKMLKEVKKEEPEENK, encoded by the coding sequence ATGAGCGAAATAACCGCTGAAAATAACACTTTTGCCCCGCTACCAGTAGTTGACCCTGAAATTGAAGAGATGATGAAAGCAGGGGTGCATCTGGGACATGCCAAAACCAAAAATCATCCGGCTATGCAGCCGTATATTTTTGGCGTGCGCAATACAATATCGCTCATTGATCTGATCAAAACTAAAGAAAAATTAGCTGCGGCACTAGAGTTTATTAAAGATGTAACGGCCAAAGGGGGATTGGTGCTTCTGGTTGGCACGCGCCCAGCCGCCCGTAAAATAATTCTGGAAGTGGCCGAAAAGACAAAAATGCCTTATTTTGTGGAGCGTTGGATAGGCGGCGCTTTGACCAATTTCAAAGTTATCTCCAAAAGGGTAGAATATATGGAGACGCTGGAAAAGGAGAAAGCGACAGGGGACTTTGAGAAATATACCAAAAAAGAGCGGATGAAAAAGGAGGAAGAGATCGTGCACCTCAAGAGGATTTTTGACGGCTTGCGTATCCTCAAACATCTTCCGGGGGCAGTATTTATTGTGGACATTACTCATGACGATACGGCGGTTCGCGAGGCGCGAAGGATGAAGATTCCGATTGTCGCGCTTGTGGATACAAATTCCAACGCCGATCTTGTTGACTATCATATTCCTTCCAATGATGATGCCTTGCCCGCAGTGCGCTATATGGTGGGGAAAATTGGGCAGGTAATTGAGGAAGGGCAGAAAATGTTAAAAGAAGTCAAAAAAGAAGAGCCGGAAGAAAATAAATAA
- a CDS encoding penicillin-binding protein 2, whose translation MKKPFEISVQSRITIVLLFFFAVLAVLIGRLFILQVVQNREYTKLAARQHRLIKEILPERGIIYVQEKNANLIPLAMNKVQKNITVSPQNIKDERFVASLLAKEFGVKEKDLLLKLADKSDLYEVLIKNADSEKAKQVEERRLDGLFLEEEKRRVYPHGSIASHLLGFVSKEAEEEEGRYGLERYYEAALSGNKGFFEGAKDNAGFWVALGRRIVRPPKNGSNLVLTIDYNIQSKTEVVLEGVMHKWQAVSGTILVTEPKTGRILAMASRPVFDPNNFSKERNLSVFLNPLVESMYELGSVLKPVTMAGGLEEKLVTPDSTYEDPGSVKFGSYTVRNFDGKSYKTQTMTQVLEKSLNTGAVYVARLLGKERQLEYLKRFGFGEKTAVDLPGEITGDLSNLSGGKDIDFATASFGQGIAVTPMQLAMAIGVIANGGNLMKPHVVERVIDDSGNESKKNPEIKRNVLSKETAEKLTQMLVSAVKSGFENRAGVKGYFVAGKTGTAQVPRRDARGYSDKVIHTFVGYAPAFNPRFLVLLQLNEPKGNRFAANTLTPAFHDVAEFILNYYEIPPDEVN comes from the coding sequence ATGAAAAAACCTTTTGAGATTTCGGTGCAGAGCAGGATTACTATTGTCCTTCTCTTTTTTTTCGCGGTTTTGGCCGTGCTTATTGGGCGTCTTTTTATTCTTCAGGTGGTGCAAAATCGGGAGTACACCAAACTTGCCGCTCGGCAGCACCGTCTTATTAAAGAGATTTTGCCGGAGCGGGGTATAATTTATGTTCAAGAAAAAAATGCCAATCTGATACCGTTGGCCATGAACAAAGTTCAAAAAAACATAACCGTTTCGCCACAAAATATAAAAGATGAAAGATTTGTGGCCTCGCTTTTGGCTAAAGAATTTGGTGTGAAAGAAAAGGACTTGCTTCTCAAACTTGCTGATAAGTCCGACCTCTACGAAGTGCTTATTAAAAATGCTGATTCTGAAAAAGCAAAACAAGTTGAGGAGCGTCGTTTGGACGGACTTTTTTTGGAGGAAGAAAAGAGAAGAGTTTACCCGCACGGAAGTATTGCTTCGCACTTGCTCGGATTTGTCAGCAAGGAAGCAGAGGAAGAAGAGGGCAGGTACGGTCTGGAAAGGTACTATGAGGCAGCGCTTTCCGGCAACAAGGGTTTTTTTGAGGGAGCAAAAGACAACGCTGGGTTTTGGGTGGCATTGGGCAGGCGTATAGTGCGTCCGCCAAAAAACGGTTCCAACCTGGTGCTTACTATTGATTACAACATACAGTCAAAGACAGAAGTCGTGCTTGAGGGTGTTATGCATAAATGGCAAGCTGTGTCAGGGACAATTTTAGTTACGGAACCAAAGACCGGCAGAATTCTGGCTATGGCTTCCCGTCCCGTGTTTGATCCAAATAATTTTTCCAAAGAAAGAAATCTATCAGTTTTTTTAAATCCTTTAGTGGAATCAATGTATGAGTTGGGGTCGGTGTTGAAGCCGGTCACCATGGCAGGCGGCCTGGAGGAAAAGTTAGTAACACCGGACTCCACATATGAGGATCCGGGCTCAGTAAAGTTTGGAAGCTACACCGTTAGAAATTTTGACGGTAAGTCATATAAAACACAAACCATGACACAGGTTTTGGAAAAATCTCTGAACACAGGAGCCGTTTATGTCGCGCGGCTTTTGGGGAAAGAAAGACAGCTTGAATACCTTAAGCGTTTTGGTTTTGGTGAGAAAACTGCTGTTGACTTGCCGGGAGAAATAACCGGGGATCTTTCTAACCTTTCGGGCGGCAAAGATATTGACTTTGCTACGGCCTCTTTTGGGCAGGGGATTGCCGTAACTCCCATGCAACTTGCCATGGCCATTGGCGTCATTGCCAATGGCGGCAATCTTATGAAGCCCCATGTTGTAGAAAGAGTTATTGACGACTCCGGCAATGAAAGTAAGAAAAACCCAGAAATTAAAAGAAATGTTCTTTCCAAAGAAACAGCGGAGAAACTCACCCAGATGTTGGTATCTGCGGTGAAAAGTGGATTTGAAAACAGAGCCGGTGTCAAGGGTTATTTTGTCGCTGGTAAGACCGGTACTGCTCAAGTTCCGCGTCGTGATGCCCGCGGTTATTCAGATAAAGTTATACATACCTTTGTCGGCTATGCCCCGGCCTTTAATCCCAGATTTTTAGTGCTGCTGCAGCTTAACGAGCCCAAAGGTAATCGTTTTGCGGCCAACACCTTAACTCCGGCCTTTCACGACGTAGCTGAATTCATATTAAATTATTACGAGATACCGCCTGACGAAGTTAACTAA
- the tsf gene encoding translation elongation factor Ts, giving the protein MQISTGQIKELREKTGAGFSDVKKALEESGGDANEALKWLERKLGSIADKKAGRETRSGLVDAYVHSNGRIGVLVEVFCETDFVARNPQFRAFAHDLAMHIAAMRPDDQETLLAQSFVKDQDKTVGEVLNEAIGKFGENIKIGRFVHFEL; this is encoded by the coding sequence ATGCAAATCAGCACAGGACAAATTAAAGAACTCCGTGAGAAAACTGGTGCAGGATTTTCTGATGTTAAAAAAGCCTTGGAGGAGAGTGGCGGGGATGCAAATGAGGCTCTAAAGTGGTTGGAAAGAAAACTGGGGAGTATTGCGGATAAAAAAGCGGGACGCGAGACGCGCTCCGGACTGGTTGATGCTTATGTCCACTCCAATGGACGTATTGGGGTTTTGGTTGAAGTTTTCTGTGAGACCGATTTTGTGGCGCGAAATCCCCAGTTTCGCGCGTTTGCGCATGATCTGGCCATGCATATTGCGGCCATGAGGCCGGATGATCAAGAAACGCTACTGGCGCAATCCTTTGTGAAAGACCAAGATAAAACCGTGGGAGAAGTACTCAATGAGGCTATTGGGAAATTTGGTGAAAATATAAAAATAGGGAGATTTGTGCATTTTGAACTATGA
- a CDS encoding cupin domain-containing protein, protein MAHVLMNPKAWSLLHEHHRVDEAYIITHGSGHLIRGDTVFAVQAGDVLWIPRHTRHKLINTSATSLEHLVLAAPPFDSADVYLDESWGDPKATPQPFVQPPVDDCFDGARIIAYELTGVASIAFGWVMADPTRHKPAHYNKDITEWICVVEGGGFIEVDGVSYPIRRGDWIRIDPDEKHALRNRNDQHMIVVCICTPCFKMEDVHYK, encoded by the coding sequence ATGGCGCATGTACTGATGAATCCCAAAGCATGGTCATTACTTCACGAACACCATCGAGTGGATGAAGCATACATCATAACCCATGGCAGTGGTCATCTGATTCGTGGAGACACTGTATTTGCTGTCCAGGCAGGAGACGTTTTGTGGATACCACGACATACCCGTCACAAGCTCATCAATACTAGCGCAACTAGTCTTGAGCATTTAGTTTTAGCCGCGCCACCTTTCGATTCGGCAGATGTTTACCTGGATGAGAGTTGGGGCGATCCGAAAGCAACCCCTCAACCATTTGTGCAACCACCGGTGGATGACTGTTTTGACGGGGCAAGGATTATTGCTTACGAATTAACTGGTGTGGCGAGCATCGCATTTGGTTGGGTTATGGCTGACCCAACACGGCACAAACCGGCCCACTATAACAAGGATATAACGGAGTGGATATGTGTAGTTGAGGGTGGCGGCTTTATTGAGGTTGATGGCGTTTCTTACCCTATCCGGCGTGGAGATTGGATTCGCATTGATCCGGATGAGAAACACGCTCTACGAAACAGAAATGACCAACACATGATTGTCGTCTGCATCTGCACACCATGTTTCAAGATGGAAGATGTGCATTACAAGTAA
- the rpmE gene encoding 50S ribosomal protein L31, translated as MAKTDIHPKYYEATVKCACGNTFKVGSTKERLEVEICSKCHPFYTGGSKLIDTAGRVEKFKQRLAKKKS; from the coding sequence GTGGCAAAAACCGATATTCACCCTAAATACTATGAAGCCACGGTAAAATGCGCCTGTGGAAATACTTTCAAAGTCGGGTCAACCAAGGAACGGCTGGAAGTTGAAATTTGCTCAAAATGCCACCCTTTCTATACCGGGGGCTCAAAACTCATAGATACTGCAGGAAGGGTGGAGAAATTTAAGCAGCGGCTTGCGAAAAAGAAATCTTAG
- a CDS encoding DUF4931 domain-containing protein codes for MPEGRFSEFRREKSTNRWCIVAPIRHLRPGEVTDGSTERKEPEILEERIKKCPFCPGNEDKTPKPTILEYKKEGHWSLRIVPNKFPAVSIEAIPGGIPLQQQKFGVFRILPGFGAHEVIIDTPRHDEFFADFSLERTNDLFWAFRERILDLRRDKRFQYILIFRNEGWAAGASLEHSHCQLIGLPIVPPLIEKEFKDAESYYNDENSCVYCDTLRQEMEYRDRIFFANDYAVALTPLASRSPFEIWVLPKEHIPRYEESAPRYIRGLVEVVNQVAKRLAKITTPPPAYNFYLHNGLLRNGEVEFPQFHHHFEFVPRITRLGGFEWGTGLYINNIVPEEAAAFLRGVTVG; via the coding sequence ATGCCAGAAGGAAGATTTTCAGAATTTCGTCGTGAAAAATCCACGAATCGCTGGTGTATTGTTGCGCCAATACGGCATTTACGGCCGGGGGAGGTTACGGATGGTTCTACCGAGAGAAAAGAACCCGAAATCCTTGAGGAACGTATCAAGAAATGTCCCTTTTGTCCCGGGAACGAAGATAAAACCCCCAAGCCAACCATTCTTGAATATAAAAAAGAAGGGCATTGGTCTCTGCGCATAGTTCCCAATAAATTTCCAGCCGTATCCATTGAGGCCATTCCCGGAGGAATACCCCTGCAGCAGCAGAAGTTTGGCGTCTTTCGTATACTGCCCGGTTTTGGGGCGCATGAGGTTATTATTGACACGCCGCGACACGATGAATTTTTTGCTGATTTTTCTTTGGAGCGCACCAATGATTTGTTTTGGGCCTTTAGGGAACGTATTCTTGATTTGCGACGAGACAAGCGTTTCCAGTACATCTTAATTTTCAGAAATGAAGGCTGGGCTGCCGGAGCCTCGCTTGAACACTCCCATTGTCAGTTGATCGGATTACCCATTGTACCGCCGCTGATTGAGAAGGAATTTAAGGACGCCGAAAGTTATTATAACGACGAGAATTCTTGTGTATATTGTGATACCCTGCGTCAGGAAATGGAGTACCGGGATCGCATATTTTTCGCCAACGACTATGCGGTTGCTCTAACTCCTCTTGCTTCCCGCTCACCCTTTGAAATCTGGGTTCTTCCCAAAGAACACATTCCGCGCTACGAAGAAAGTGCGCCACGTTACATTCGGGGTCTTGTGGAAGTAGTGAATCAAGTGGCTAAACGTCTCGCTAAGATTACTACTCCGCCGCCAGCGTATAACTTCTACCTGCATAACGGTCTTTTACGTAACGGTGAGGTAGAGTTTCCACAATTTCACCATCACTTTGAATTTGTCCCGCGTATTACTCGTCTCGGTGGCTTTGAATGGGGAACGGGACTTTATATCAATAATATCGTTCCCGAAGAAGCGGCTGCCTTTTTGCGAGGAGTAACAGTTGGGTAG
- the mraZ gene encoding division/cell wall cluster transcriptional repressor MraZ, translating to MLIGEYTHNIDAKKRLAIPARLRKELGEQAVLTRGLDSCLFLYPLQEWQKLTEKLAQLPVGQGNTRGFLRLMLAGAVEVEFDQLGRILVPDYLKNYAGLKNRVTIVGVYTRLEIWDEERWNSYKAGVEKNTDMIAEKLGELGLY from the coding sequence ATGCTAATAGGTGAGTACACACATAATATTGATGCCAAGAAACGTCTTGCTATTCCAGCCAGATTACGTAAAGAGCTTGGAGAACAGGCGGTTTTAACCCGCGGCCTTGATAGTTGTTTATTTCTTTACCCATTGCAGGAGTGGCAAAAGCTCACTGAAAAATTAGCACAACTTCCAGTGGGACAAGGAAATACAAGGGGGTTTTTGCGGCTGATGCTGGCCGGTGCAGTAGAGGTGGAATTTGATCAGTTAGGACGGATTTTAGTTCCAGACTATTTAAAAAATTACGCCGGACTCAAGAATAGAGTGACTATTGTCGGCGTTTATACCCGTCTTGAAATTTGGGACGAAGAGCGCTGGAACAGTTATAAAGCTGGGGTTGAAAAAAACACGGACATGATTGCGGAAAAACTTGGAGAGCTTGGACTATACTAG
- a CDS encoding GIY-YIG nuclease family protein, translating into MYYIYITKSLKDGSLYKGFTEDLKERLKVHNQGGDDYTSRKRPWKLVWYCTFNDKKKALAFEKYLKSGSGRAFLKRHLL; encoded by the coding sequence ATGTATTACATCTACATAACAAAAAGTTTAAAAGATGGAAGTTTGTATAAAGGATTTACAGAAGATTTGAAGGAACGATTGAAAGTCCATAATCAAGGAGGTGACGACTACACCTCGCGTAAACGTCCGTGGAAATTAGTGTGGTACTGCACGTTCAACGACAAAAAGAAGGCGCTTGCTTTCGAGAAATACCTCAAATCTGGCTCTGGCAGAGCATTCCTGAAAAGACACCTTCTGTGA
- the rsmH gene encoding 16S rRNA (cytosine(1402)-N(4))-methyltransferase RsmH, producing MHKPVLLQEILEIFNPQPGETYIDATVNGGGHTRVLLEKVGPRGGVIGIDWDCELVQDLKKKFPKYNNLKLVCDSYVNLKHITRTNKLDAASGILFDLGFSSYHIEESGRGFSFLRNEPLDMRYNPKTNELTAEKIINTWPRSAVETILREYGEERYAGRLASRIIQERRLQKITNTAQLVKIISDSIPRSRQRNSIHPATRTFQALRIAVNNELENLKLGLSGAIPLLQRSGKVIVISFHSLEDRIVKNFFREEAKRGVLKVLNPKPIRAKSGEIKLNPRSRSAKLRAAQRI from the coding sequence ATGCATAAACCAGTATTACTCCAAGAAATTCTTGAAATCTTTAATCCCCAACCCGGAGAGACCTATATAGATGCAACGGTTAATGGTGGCGGGCACACGAGGGTTTTGTTGGAAAAGGTGGGTCCGCGAGGAGGAGTTATCGGCATTGACTGGGATTGCGAGCTTGTACAAGATCTTAAAAAAAAATTTCCCAAATATAATAATCTAAAATTAGTCTGCGACAGTTATGTCAACCTTAAACACATTACTCGCACAAATAAATTGGATGCTGCTTCTGGAATCCTTTTTGATCTCGGTTTTAGTTCGTATCATATTGAAGAATCTGGCCGGGGGTTCTCGTTTCTAAGAAACGAACCCCTAGATATGAGATACAATCCAAAAACCAATGAACTTACCGCAGAAAAAATTATCAACACTTGGCCGCGTTCGGCAGTTGAAACTATCCTTCGGGAGTACGGGGAGGAACGGTATGCAGGACGTTTGGCGTCCAGAATCATCCAAGAACGCCGTCTGCAAAAGATCACCAACACAGCTCAACTTGTCAAAATTATTTCAGACAGCATCCCCAGAAGTCGGCAGCGAAACAGCATTCACCCCGCCACCAGAACTTTTCAGGCCCTGCGTATTGCCGTAAATAATGAGTTAGAAAATTTAAAATTAGGCCTGTCCGGTGCCATACCGTTGCTGCAGCGCTCTGGGAAAGTAATAGTGATATCTTTCCATTCGCTTGAGGATAGAATTGTGAAGAATTTTTTTAGAGAAGAGGCCAAAAGGGGAGTACTTAAGGTGCTTAACCCCAAACCAATTAGAGCCAAGAGCGGCGAAATAAAATTGAATCCGCGGTCGCGCTCAGCTAAACTGCGCGCCGCACAAAGAATTTAA
- a CDS encoding orotidine 5'-phosphate decarboxylase yields the protein MASIDEQVRSRLIFALDFPSRITAREFIRKLAPYYGTFKIGLEAIHIGFAAELARVIRDYGRKVFWDAKFNEHHELVDRLMEWLCWNNRVDHVTFHISGGEQLRQAMFKYQDRVNVLGLTVLSTFADSDAFMSYGSPVNVSVLRFATLFKRSGGTGVVCAPGELELLGGESELLGLQKIVTGIRPSGSAAGGHNPERVGTPAEAIKRGAHMLVLGRAVSQSPKPVDVSKAVSEEVQRAIENRQGE from the coding sequence ATGGCGAGCATTGATGAACAGGTCAGAAGTCGTCTAATTTTTGCTCTTGATTTTCCATCACGGATTACCGCGCGTGAATTTATCAGGAAACTAGCTCCTTATTATGGAACTTTTAAAATTGGTTTGGAGGCAATACATATAGGTTTTGCGGCGGAGCTTGCGAGGGTCATTAGAGACTACGGCCGAAAGGTATTTTGGGATGCCAAATTTAATGAACATCACGAGTTGGTTGACCGTCTGATGGAATGGCTTTGTTGGAACAATCGTGTTGACCACGTAACTTTCCATATCTCCGGAGGAGAACAGCTGAGACAAGCAATGTTTAAGTATCAAGATAGAGTAAACGTGCTTGGTCTTACGGTTCTTTCCACTTTTGCCGATTCCGACGCCTTTATGAGTTATGGATCTCCGGTGAACGTAAGTGTTTTAAGATTCGCTACCCTGTTTAAAAGATCCGGCGGAACGGGAGTTGTTTGCGCTCCGGGAGAATTAGAATTACTTGGAGGCGAATCCGAGCTCTTGGGGCTCCAGAAAATTGTAACAGGAATACGTCCGAGCGGATCTGCTGCCGGAGGTCACAATCCAGAGCGAGTTGGAACTCCCGCAGAAGCGATCAAGCGCGGAGCGCACATGCTTGTGCTTGGACGAGCTGTTAGTCAGTCGCCTAAACCAGTTGATGTTTCCAAGGCCGTGTCCGAAGAAGTTCAAAGAGCCATAGAAAATAGGCAGGGTGAATAG
- a CDS encoding UDP-N-acetylmuramoyl-tripeptide--D-alanyl-D-alanine ligase, which translates to MSRKSILQSILKILARRTLWRYRPFIAGITGSVGKTSTKEAIFAVLKSKFVVRTSEKNYNNEFGLPLTILGIRHGGRNPFKWLLMLFGALNTAFFRRKSYPEVLLLEYGVDRPGDMDYLLSIAKPDLAVVTAIGEIPVHVEFFKDPEEVVKEKAKLVSALPPDGYAVLNHDDVAVYDMKRQTVAESLTYGFEEHADLRIINYEPHLTKDEEWGDMPLGISLKLEYNGSVVPVRLRDVFGEAQAYAVSAACAAGLVMNINLVEASEALRDYTSTPGRLRLLRGVKHTLVLDDTYNAAPESMRAALDTLKSLPAHRKVAVLGDMLEIGRYAEQAHRAIGDQAAEFVDLLLCVGPRAKFIAEEALTRGVEPHARRLMPGQVLKFDDSISAGKALDPLIREGDLILVKGSQAMRMERVVREVMAHPEKAEELLVRQDEYWKDRP; encoded by the coding sequence ATGTCGCGGAAATCTATTTTGCAAAGCATCTTAAAGATATTGGCACGTCGGACCCTGTGGCGCTATAGGCCATTTATCGCTGGAATTACCGGGTCGGTTGGAAAAACCTCCACCAAAGAGGCTATTTTTGCGGTGCTGAAAAGCAAATTTGTAGTCCGCACATCAGAAAAAAACTATAACAATGAATTTGGTCTGCCTCTAACTATTTTGGGAATAAGGCATGGGGGTCGTAATCCGTTTAAATGGCTGCTTATGCTTTTTGGTGCGCTAAATACTGCATTCTTCCGTAGAAAAAGCTATCCTGAAGTCCTACTGCTTGAATACGGTGTTGATCGCCCCGGTGACATGGATTATCTTTTATCTATAGCTAAGCCTGACCTAGCGGTAGTAACTGCCATCGGTGAAATTCCGGTGCATGTGGAATTTTTTAAAGATCCGGAAGAGGTGGTCAAAGAAAAAGCTAAACTTGTTTCAGCTCTCCCGCCGGACGGCTATGCGGTTTTAAATCATGATGACGTGGCTGTCTACGATATGAAAAGACAAACGGTGGCCGAGTCTCTCACCTACGGCTTTGAAGAACATGCAGATCTGCGCATTATTAATTATGAACCGCATCTTACCAAAGACGAGGAATGGGGAGATATGCCGTTGGGTATCAGTTTAAAGCTTGAGTACAATGGTAGTGTGGTACCGGTGCGTTTGAGGGATGTTTTTGGAGAAGCGCAGGCTTATGCCGTGTCTGCCGCCTGTGCTGCGGGTCTGGTAATGAATATAAATTTAGTGGAGGCTTCGGAAGCGCTTCGCGACTATACTTCTACGCCGGGCAGACTACGGCTCCTAAGGGGTGTCAAACACACTCTTGTACTTGACGATACTTATAACGCCGCTCCGGAGTCCATGCGAGCCGCGTTGGATACCCTAAAATCACTACCGGCACATCGGAAAGTTGCGGTTTTGGGAGATATGCTAGAAATCGGCCGGTACGCCGAGCAGGCGCATCGCGCTATAGGAGATCAGGCCGCAGAATTTGTTGACTTATTGTTGTGTGTAGGCCCTCGGGCAAAATTTATTGCGGAGGAGGCGCTGACCAGAGGCGTAGAACCACACGCCCGTCGTTTAATGCCCGGTCAGGTGTTAAAATTTGATGATTCAATCTCTGCCGGCAAGGCACTTGATCCGTTAATAAGAGAAGGGGATTTAATACTAGTTAAGGGAAGTCAAGCTATGCGTATGGAGCGTGTTGTAAGGGAGGTGATGGCCCATCCGGAAAAGGCAGAGGAACTTCTTGTCCGACAAGATGAATACTGGAAAGATCGGCCCTAG
- a CDS encoding dual specificity protein phosphatase family protein, with translation MEDAEQTPVISQVLPHLYLGNFAAATNAALLRAYAIKGIISVTLDVEVPEKLCSDLGIVKTDFHIPDGFFRDDQKRLLSEIIPRIKNLESSQQNCLINCWAGKSRSVSLVTAYLVWGGMDFRRAYRLVTSRHPIAAAKPHTMYCFIKHTDGKFSLANGFLVFRRWLKNLAGYILKKTKQKIISYFIKP, from the coding sequence ATGGAAGACGCAGAACAAACGCCCGTAATATCGCAGGTTTTACCGCATCTCTATCTTGGAAACTTTGCGGCGGCCACCAATGCGGCACTACTGCGAGCCTATGCTATTAAAGGCATTATTTCTGTCACTTTGGACGTCGAGGTACCAGAGAAGTTGTGCTCTGATCTCGGAATAGTAAAAACCGATTTCCACATACCGGATGGTTTTTTTAGAGATGACCAAAAAAGGCTTCTTTCAGAAATTATACCTCGAATTAAAAACTTGGAGTCAAGCCAACAAAACTGTCTTATCAATTGCTGGGCCGGCAAGTCGCGTTCTGTATCTTTAGTTACTGCCTACTTGGTGTGGGGAGGTATGGATTTTCGGAGGGCGTATCGGCTGGTCACCAGCCGCCATCCCATTGCCGCGGCCAAACCCCACACCATGTATTGTTTTATCAAACACACCGATGGAAAATTTTCCCTGGCCAACGGCTTTCTAGTCTTTAGAAGGTGGTTAAAAAACTTGGCTGGCTATATTCTTAAAAAGACCAAACAAAAAATTATATCTTATTTCATCAAGCCCTAG